The Plodia interpunctella isolate USDA-ARS_2022_Savannah chromosome 8, ilPloInte3.2, whole genome shotgun sequence genome window below encodes:
- the LOC128671880 gene encoding homeobox protein SIX6-like — protein MRGSWDESTTAALHARILEAHRGPAAADRAAEPAPCADQQPLALNAIELAAPTPLLPLPTLSFSAAQVATVCETLEESGDVERLARFLWSLPVAHPNVAELERCEAVLRARAVVAFHAGRHRELYSILERHRFQRSSHAKLQALWLEAHYQEAERLRGRPLGPVDKYRVRKKFPLPRTIWDGEQKTHCFKERTRSLLREWYLQDPYPNPTKKRELAAATGLTPTQVGNWFKNRRQRDRAAAAKNRSALLGRGFASSSTYDEDSADSEINVDEE, from the coding sequence ATGCGCGGCTCGTGGGACGAGTCAACGACGGCGGCGCTCCACGCGCGCATCCTGGAGGCGCACCGCGGGCCGGCCGCGGCCGACCGCGCCGCCGAGCCCGCGCCCTGCGCCGACCAGCAGCCGCTTGCCCTCAACGCCATCGAGCTAGCCGCGCCGACACCGCTGCTGCCGCTACCCACCTTATCCTTCAGCGCCGCACAAGTCGCTACTGTCTGCGAAACTCTCGAAGAAAGCGGAGACGTCGAACGTCTCGCCAGGTTCCTCTGGTCCTTGCCCGTCGCTCACCCGAACGTAGCTGAACTAGAACGCTGTGAAGCTGTTCTTCGAGCACGAGCAGTCGTCGCCTTCCATGCCGGAAGACACAGAGAATTGTATTCCATTCTGGAGAGGCACCGATTTCAGAGGTCGAGCCATGCAAAGCTACAAGCACTATGGCTGGAAGCACACTATCAGGAAGCTGAGAGGCTCCGGGGACGCCCTCTGGGCCCCGTTGACAAATACCGAGTTCGCAAGAAGTTCCCATTACCGCGAACCATTTGGGATGGCGAACAAAAGACGCACTGCTTTAAGGAACGAACGAGGTCGTTACTAAGAGAATGGTATCTTCAGGATCCTTATCCGAATCCGACGAAAAAGAGGGAATTAGCAGCGGCGACGGGATTAACGCCGACGCAAGTTGGGAACTGGTTCAAGAACCGACGGCAGCGCGATCGTGCGGCTGCCGCCAAGAACCGCTCCGCATTGCTCGGCCGCGGGTTCGCCTCCTCTTCGACATACGATGAAGATTCAGCCGATTCGGAGATTAACGTCGACGAAGAGTAA